The following are encoded together in the Osmia lignaria lignaria isolate PbOS001 chromosome 13, iyOsmLign1, whole genome shotgun sequence genome:
- the LOC117601926 gene encoding LIM/homeobox protein Lhx9 isoform X1, whose product MLKEVGCGSSTPPPGDGAISNRQIATGDNNNSDGSLGCGGCGREIAERWYLRAADRAWHCGCLRCCHCRVPLAAELTCFARDGNIYCKEDYYRLFAVSRCSRCRAGISASELVMRARDLVYHVACFTCASCGTPLNKGDHFGQRDGLVYCRPHYELLCCAGDYGNAASNIEDIGSPGVSPLPAYYSAAEQSPIASSATVQKGRPRKRKLSEVTGSELPVTMRLAAGALGYFVSELLHPTELSSSMESLAAYEASVGSPGPVHQSQRTKRMRTSFKHHQLRTMKNYFAINQNPDAKDLKQLAQKTGLSKRVLQVWFQNARAKWRRNMMRQEGNTTSSNVGCPGTPVPSNTAGSPNVGPAASILGDSNSMPSTSMEELHALHHLHSGVSSQVSFSDLY is encoded by the exons ATGCTGAAGGAAGTCGGCTGTGGTAGCAGCACACCCCCTCCAGGGGATGGTGCGATCAGCAATCGGCAGATTGCCACCGGTGACAACAACAACAGCGACGGAAGTCTTGGCTGCGGTGGTTGCGGCAGAGAGATAGCCGAACGATGGTACTTAAGGGCCGCGGATCGTGCGTGGCATTGTGGTTGCTTACGTTGCTGCCACTGTCGGGTACCATTGGCTGCCGAGTTGACCTGTTTCGCCAGGGATGGCAACATCTACTGCAAAGAGGATTATTATAG GTTGTTCGCCGTGTCGCGATGTTCTCGATGCCGGGCCGGAATTTCCGCCTCGGAGCTGGTGATGCGTGCTAGGGATCTGGTCTACCATGTGGCCTGTTTCACGTGCGCCTCCTGTGGCACCCCATTGAACAAGGGCGACCATTTCGGGCAGAGGGACGGTCTGGTCTACTGTAG ACCCCACTATGAGTTGCTGTGCTGCGCGGGTGATTATGGGAACGCAGCCAGCAACATCGAGGACATCGGATCCCCGGGGGTGTCGCCGCTTCCGGCTTATTACAGCGCCGCGGAGCAGAGCCCTATCGCATCTTCCGCAACGGTGCAGAAGGGTCGACCCAGAAAGAGGAAGCTATCGGAGGTCACCGGTTCCGAATTACCCGTCACGATGAGGCTCGCTGCTGGTGCTCTTG GGTACTTTGTTTCAGAACTCCTTCATCCTACCGAACTGTCTTCGTCCATGGAATCGTTGGCAGCGTACGAAGCGTCTGTTGGTTCACCAGGGCCTGTGCATCAGAGCCAACGAACGAAGCGCATGAGAACGAGCTTCAAGCACCATCAGTTGCGAACGATGAAGAATTATTTTGCTATAAATCAGAATCCCGACGCGAAGGACCTCAAGCAACTGGCGCAGAAGACGGGACTCTCGAAGAGGGTGCTTCAG GTGTGGTTCCAAAACGCTCGCGCGAAATGGCGACGGAACATGATGAGGCAGGAGGGTAACACGACGAGTAGCAACGTAGGGTGTCCAGGTACACCTGTACCGTCGAACACGGCTGGTTCACCAAACGTGGGACCGGCTGCTAGCATCCTAGGGGACAGCAACAGTATGCCGTCGACCTCGATGGAGGAGCTGCACGCTCTTCACCACCTACATTCCGGCGTTTCCTCTCAGGTTTCCTTCTCCGATCTTTACTGA
- the LOC117601926 gene encoding LIM/homeobox protein Lhx9 isoform X2: MLKEVGCGSSTPPPGDGAISNRQIATGDNNNSDGSLGCGGCGREIAERWYLRAADRAWHCGCLRCCHCRVPLAAELTCFARDGNIYCKEDYYRLFAVSRCSRCRAGISASELVMRARDLVYHVACFTCASCGTPLNKGDHFGQRDGLVYCRPHYELLCCAGDYGNAASNIEDIGSPGVSPLPAYYSAAEQSPIASSATVQKGRPRKRKLSEVTGSELPVTMRLAAGALELLHPTELSSSMESLAAYEASVGSPGPVHQSQRTKRMRTSFKHHQLRTMKNYFAINQNPDAKDLKQLAQKTGLSKRVLQVWFQNARAKWRRNMMRQEGNTTSSNVGCPGTPVPSNTAGSPNVGPAASILGDSNSMPSTSMEELHALHHLHSGVSSQVSFSDLY; this comes from the exons ATGCTGAAGGAAGTCGGCTGTGGTAGCAGCACACCCCCTCCAGGGGATGGTGCGATCAGCAATCGGCAGATTGCCACCGGTGACAACAACAACAGCGACGGAAGTCTTGGCTGCGGTGGTTGCGGCAGAGAGATAGCCGAACGATGGTACTTAAGGGCCGCGGATCGTGCGTGGCATTGTGGTTGCTTACGTTGCTGCCACTGTCGGGTACCATTGGCTGCCGAGTTGACCTGTTTCGCCAGGGATGGCAACATCTACTGCAAAGAGGATTATTATAG GTTGTTCGCCGTGTCGCGATGTTCTCGATGCCGGGCCGGAATTTCCGCCTCGGAGCTGGTGATGCGTGCTAGGGATCTGGTCTACCATGTGGCCTGTTTCACGTGCGCCTCCTGTGGCACCCCATTGAACAAGGGCGACCATTTCGGGCAGAGGGACGGTCTGGTCTACTGTAG ACCCCACTATGAGTTGCTGTGCTGCGCGGGTGATTATGGGAACGCAGCCAGCAACATCGAGGACATCGGATCCCCGGGGGTGTCGCCGCTTCCGGCTTATTACAGCGCCGCGGAGCAGAGCCCTATCGCATCTTCCGCAACGGTGCAGAAGGGTCGACCCAGAAAGAGGAAGCTATCGGAGGTCACCGGTTCCGAATTACCCGTCACGATGAGGCTCGCTGCTGGTGCTCTTG AACTCCTTCATCCTACCGAACTGTCTTCGTCCATGGAATCGTTGGCAGCGTACGAAGCGTCTGTTGGTTCACCAGGGCCTGTGCATCAGAGCCAACGAACGAAGCGCATGAGAACGAGCTTCAAGCACCATCAGTTGCGAACGATGAAGAATTATTTTGCTATAAATCAGAATCCCGACGCGAAGGACCTCAAGCAACTGGCGCAGAAGACGGGACTCTCGAAGAGGGTGCTTCAG GTGTGGTTCCAAAACGCTCGCGCGAAATGGCGACGGAACATGATGAGGCAGGAGGGTAACACGACGAGTAGCAACGTAGGGTGTCCAGGTACACCTGTACCGTCGAACACGGCTGGTTCACCAAACGTGGGACCGGCTGCTAGCATCCTAGGGGACAGCAACAGTATGCCGTCGACCTCGATGGAGGAGCTGCACGCTCTTCACCACCTACATTCCGGCGTTTCCTCTCAGGTTTCCTTCTCCGATCTTTACTGA